In Streptomyces sp. 840.1, one DNA window encodes the following:
- a CDS encoding spermidine synthase, giving the protein MARRGASGGAGDRKQRTDRGADRKAARGSGRTGGNVSEPVDGGLAELVPDRERRRAWTLTIDGAPQSHVDLDDPGYLSFEYQRRIGHIADLAAPAGQPLHVVHLGGGAFTLARYIAATRPRSTQQIVEVDAALVALVRRELPLDPQARIRVRSTDARAGLGRIQDDWADLVIADVFSGARTPAHLTSTEFLAEVRRVLKPGGSYVANLADGPPLAHLRGQIATAATVFPELALAADPTVFRGRRFGNAVLLASDVPPRVAELTRRVATDPHPGRVEHGRALADFTGGAAPVHDAGARPSPLPPAAAFD; this is encoded by the coding sequence GTGGCACGTCGAGGAGCCTCCGGCGGAGCGGGCGACCGCAAACAGCGCACGGACCGGGGGGCCGACCGCAAGGCGGCCCGGGGCTCCGGGCGCACCGGGGGCAACGTCTCGGAACCGGTGGACGGCGGCCTCGCCGAGCTGGTGCCCGACCGGGAGCGCAGGCGCGCCTGGACGCTGACCATCGACGGCGCGCCGCAGTCCCACGTGGACCTCGACGACCCGGGGTACCTCTCCTTCGAGTACCAGCGCCGGATCGGCCACATCGCGGACCTGGCCGCGCCCGCCGGGCAGCCGCTGCACGTCGTGCACCTGGGCGGTGGGGCCTTCACGCTGGCCCGCTACATCGCGGCGACCCGGCCCCGCTCCACCCAGCAGATCGTCGAGGTGGACGCGGCGCTCGTCGCGCTGGTGCGCCGGGAGCTGCCGCTGGACCCGCAGGCCAGGATCAGGGTCCGGTCCACCGACGCCCGCGCCGGGCTCGGCAGGATCCAGGACGACTGGGCCGACCTGGTCATCGCGGACGTCTTCAGCGGGGCCCGGACCCCCGCCCACCTCACCAGCACCGAGTTCCTCGCGGAGGTCCGCCGCGTCCTGAAGCCCGGCGGGAGCTATGTGGCCAACCTCGCGGACGGCCCCCCGCTGGCCCATCTGCGCGGCCAGATCGCCACCGCCGCGACCGTCTTCCCCGAGCTGGCGCTGGCCGCCGACCCGACCGTGTTCCGGGGCCGGCGCTTCGGCAACGCCGTACTGCTCGCCTCGGACGTGCCGCCCAGGGTCGCCGAGCTGACCCGCCGGGTGGCGACCGATCCGCATCCGGGGCGCGTCGAACACGGGCGGGCGCTCGCGGACTTCACCGGCGGCGCGGCCCCGGTCCACGACGCCGGCGCCCGGCCCTCACCGCTGCCGCCCGCCGCCGCCTTCGACTGA
- a CDS encoding response regulator transcription factor: MPSVLVVEDDQFVRSALIRHLTEASHTVRSVGTALEALREVAHFRFDVVILDLGLPDLDGSEALKMLRGITDVPVIIATARDDESEIVRLLNDGADDYLTKPFSVEHLAARMAAVLRRSRASEGRSASPRVIRVGGLSIDPLRRRAELDGTDLDLTRREFDLLTFLAGRPGVVVARKELLAEVWQQSYGDDQTIDVHLSWLRRKLGETAARPRYLHTLRGVGVKLQPPAAPPEQPA; encoded by the coding sequence ATGCCAAGTGTGCTCGTGGTCGAGGACGACCAGTTCGTACGTTCCGCCCTCATCCGGCACCTGACCGAGGCCTCCCACACCGTACGGAGTGTCGGAACCGCGCTCGAAGCGCTGCGCGAGGTCGCGCACTTCCGGTTCGACGTGGTCATCCTCGATCTCGGGCTGCCCGATCTCGACGGTTCGGAGGCGCTCAAGATGCTGCGCGGCATCACCGACGTGCCCGTCATCATCGCGACCGCCCGGGACGACGAGAGCGAGATCGTCCGGCTGCTCAACGACGGTGCGGACGACTACCTGACCAAGCCGTTCTCCGTGGAGCACCTCGCGGCGCGGATGGCCGCCGTGCTGCGCCGCTCGCGCGCCTCCGAGGGCCGGTCCGCCTCCCCGAGGGTGATCCGGGTCGGCGGGCTCTCCATCGACCCGCTGCGGCGCCGGGCCGAACTCGACGGCACCGACCTCGATCTCACCCGGCGGGAGTTCGACCTGCTGACCTTCCTGGCCGGCCGGCCGGGCGTCGTCGTCGCGCGCAAGGAACTCCTCGCCGAGGTGTGGCAGCAGTCGTACGGGGACGACCAGACCATCGACGTCCACCTCTCCTGGCTCCGCCGGAAACTGGGCGAGACGGCCGCCAGGCCCCGCTATCTGCACACCCTGCGCGGTGTCGGCGTGAAACTGCAGCCGCCCGCCGCGCCCCCGGAGCAGCCCGCATGA
- a CDS encoding ATP-binding protein encodes MRWALVKVCLAVTAMVVIAFAVPLGLVIKEMARDRAFSDAERQAATIAPTLSITTDRAELLKAVLTTEPGADDRMAVHVPAAAEADRRAVEIGTRRATRKDLETVRASGRASISEVPGGSALLQPTALGSGGTAVVEVFVPQDEVTNGVTTAWLVLAGVGIALIVGSVAVADRLGVRMVEPARRLAGAAQDLGEGRLGTRVPEEGPTELHSAAVAFNSMADQVVQLLANERELAADLSHRLRTPLTVLRLNAASLGDGPAAEQTRAAVEQLEREVDTIIRTAREQRPQTQGQGGGPGAGCDASEVIRERMAFWSALAEDEGREVRLAGVDRTVRIPVARPELAAALDALLGNVFRHTPEGTAFAVDVHHSGDAVIVLVSDAGGGIADPRAAMARGGGAKGAVGSTGLGLDIVRRVAESTGGDVRIGRSVLGGTEVRIWIGLGGQRPQRRGHRVGRQRRAVNRRGAGARFRSGAGPNL; translated from the coding sequence ATGAGGTGGGCCCTGGTCAAGGTCTGTCTGGCCGTCACCGCGATGGTCGTGATCGCGTTCGCCGTACCCCTCGGCCTCGTCATCAAGGAGATGGCCCGCGACCGGGCCTTCTCCGACGCCGAACGGCAGGCCGCGACGATCGCCCCGACGCTCTCCATCACCACCGACCGCGCCGAACTCCTGAAGGCCGTGCTCACCACCGAACCCGGCGCCGACGACCGGATGGCCGTCCACGTGCCCGCCGCCGCCGAGGCCGACCGGCGGGCGGTCGAGATCGGCACCCGGCGCGCCACCCGCAAGGACCTGGAGACCGTACGGGCCTCGGGGCGCGCCTCCATCTCCGAGGTGCCCGGCGGCTCGGCGCTGCTCCAGCCCACCGCGCTCGGCTCCGGCGGCACCGCCGTCGTCGAGGTGTTCGTCCCCCAGGACGAGGTCACCAACGGGGTCACCACCGCCTGGCTGGTGCTCGCGGGCGTCGGCATCGCGCTGATCGTCGGCTCGGTCGCGGTGGCCGACCGGCTCGGCGTACGCATGGTGGAGCCCGCCCGGCGGCTCGCGGGGGCGGCGCAGGACCTGGGGGAGGGGCGGCTCGGGACCAGGGTGCCGGAGGAGGGCCCGACCGAACTGCACTCGGCCGCCGTCGCGTTCAACTCCATGGCCGACCAGGTCGTCCAGCTCCTCGCCAACGAGCGGGAGCTGGCCGCCGACCTCTCGCACCGGCTGCGCACCCCGCTCACCGTGCTTCGGCTCAACGCCGCCTCGCTCGGCGACGGCCCGGCGGCCGAGCAGACCCGGGCGGCCGTCGAGCAGCTGGAGCGCGAGGTCGACACGATCATCAGGACCGCCCGGGAGCAGCGCCCGCAGACCCAGGGCCAGGGGGGCGGTCCGGGAGCCGGCTGCGACGCCTCCGAGGTGATCCGCGAACGCATGGCCTTCTGGTCCGCGCTGGCCGAGGACGAGGGCCGCGAGGTACGCCTGGCCGGGGTGGACCGTACGGTGCGCATTCCGGTGGCCCGCCCCGAACTGGCGGCGGCGCTGGACGCGTTGCTCGGCAACGTCTTCCGGCACACCCCCGAGGGCACCGCCTTCGCCGTGGACGTGCACCACAGCGGCGACGCGGTGATCGTGCTGGTCTCGGACGCGGGCGGCGGCATCGCGGACCCCAGGGCGGCGATGGCGCGCGGCGGCGGCGCGAAGGGCGCGGTGGGCTCGACCGGGCTCGGCCTCGACATCGTCCGCCGGGTCGCGGAGTCCACCGGCGGCGATGTGCGGATCGGGCGCTCGGTGCTCGGCGGCACGGAGGTGCGCATCTGGATCGGGCTCGGCGGGCAGCGGCCGCAGCGGCGCGGGCACCGGGTCGGGCGGCAGCGGCGCGCGGTGAACCGGCGGGGCGCGGGGGCCCGGTTCCGGTCCGGAGCGGGCCCGAACCTTTAG
- a CDS encoding cellulose binding domain-containing protein, whose protein sequence is MGTSTHRRTASTRTKAIGAVVAAAVIGGTVFALTGTAQASAVGAAYTRTSGWTGGYTAQYVVTNDTDSAKSGWTLEFDLPAGTRISSLWNGEHTVSGNHVTVTPTSWNKELAPGKSVTVGFVTASDDKAADPTGCLIDDAKCSVDTGATPEPSGRPTDTAAPAPTGSATATKPPAGTPTPTPTKTGTGGGSGGTASGAGFAPYVDTSLYPAFDLTGTAAKTGVKQYNLAFITSGGSCAPLWGGVTGLGDDQVASQIDGLRAAGGDVRVSFGGASGSELALNCTSAADLAAAYGKVVDAYKLTEVDFDIEGGALPDTAANSRRSQAIAQLQKDHPGLDVSFTLPVMPEGLTQPGVDLVADAKKNGVDVGAVNIMAMDYGASYSGDMGGYAIQAATATQAQIKGVLGLSDADAWKAVAVTPMIGVNDVSTEIFKVEDATQLVAFAKEKGLAWLAMWSGTRDKECAGGAKPTADASCSSITQEPLAFTKAFAAYE, encoded by the coding sequence ATGGGCACCAGCACGCACCGGCGCACGGCGAGCACCAGGACCAAGGCGATCGGCGCGGTCGTCGCCGCGGCCGTGATCGGCGGGACGGTCTTCGCCCTCACCGGCACGGCGCAGGCATCGGCGGTCGGCGCCGCCTACACCAGGACCAGCGGCTGGACGGGCGGCTACACCGCGCAGTACGTCGTCACCAACGACACCGACAGCGCCAAGTCCGGCTGGACGCTGGAGTTCGACCTGCCGGCGGGCACCAGGATCAGCTCGCTGTGGAACGGCGAACACACCGTCAGCGGCAACCACGTCACCGTCACCCCGACGAGCTGGAACAAGGAACTGGCCCCCGGCAAGTCCGTCACCGTCGGCTTCGTCACCGCCTCGGACGACAAGGCGGCCGACCCCACCGGCTGCCTCATCGACGACGCCAAGTGCTCCGTCGACACCGGCGCCACCCCGGAGCCCAGCGGCCGCCCCACCGACACCGCGGCCCCCGCCCCCACCGGGTCCGCCACCGCCACGAAGCCGCCGGCCGGCACTCCCACACCGACCCCCACGAAGACCGGCACGGGCGGCGGCAGCGGCGGTACGGCGAGCGGCGCGGGCTTCGCCCCGTACGTCGACACCTCCCTCTACCCCGCGTTCGACCTCACCGGCACCGCCGCCAAGACCGGCGTCAAGCAGTACAACCTCGCCTTCATCACCTCCGGTGGCAGCTGCGCCCCGCTCTGGGGCGGCGTCACCGGCCTCGGCGACGACCAGGTCGCCTCGCAGATCGACGGCCTGCGCGCGGCGGGCGGCGACGTCCGGGTCTCCTTCGGCGGCGCATCCGGCTCCGAGCTGGCCCTGAACTGCACCTCGGCGGCCGACCTGGCCGCGGCCTACGGCAAGGTCGTGGACGCGTACAAGCTGACCGAGGTCGACTTCGACATCGAGGGCGGCGCGCTCCCCGACACCGCGGCCAACTCCCGCCGCTCCCAGGCCATCGCCCAGCTCCAGAAGGACCACCCCGGCCTGGACGTCTCCTTCACCCTGCCGGTGATGCCCGAGGGGCTGACCCAGCCCGGCGTCGACCTGGTCGCCGACGCGAAGAAGAACGGCGTCGACGTCGGGGCCGTCAACATCATGGCGATGGACTACGGCGCCTCGTACAGCGGCGACATGGGCGGGTATGCGATCCAGGCGGCCACCGCCACCCAGGCCCAGATCAAGGGCGTGCTCGGGCTCTCCGACGCGGACGCCTGGAAGGCCGTCGCGGTCACCCCGATGATCGGCGTGAACGACGTCAGCACCGAGATCTTCAAGGTCGAGGACGCCACCCAGCTGGTCGCGTTCGCCAAGGAGAAGGGCCTCGCCTGGCTCGCCATGTGGTCGGGCACCCGCGACAAGGAGTGCGCCGGCGGCGCGAAGCCGACCGCCGACGCCTCGTGCAGCTCGATCACCCAGGAGCCGCTCGCCTTCACGAAGGCCTTCGCCGCCTACGAATAG
- a CDS encoding 2-isopropylmalate synthase: MREETPFMPESLPENPPAATSAAASGTLPPAHGFPTICTPRGPVPESAPRWNRQRAGSMPSHRYRSAFDRVEIPLTGRTWPQARTERAPLWVPVDLRDGNQALAEPMDTPRKRRMFDLLVAMGFKEIEIGYPSASRTDFGFVRHLATSGAVPDDVTVVVFTPARADLIERTFESVVGMDRVVVHLYIPTAPVWRDVVLGRDRAGVHGVVLDAARLMDRLARARPGADIRFEFSPEVFVLTEPDYVLENCNSLTELWDASPDRPVIHNLPATVEIATPNVYADQIEYMHRHLDRRDSVILSVHPHNDRGTGVACAELAVLAGAQRVEGCLFGNGERTGNVDLVNLALNLHAQGVDPMIDFSDIDEIRRTVEHCNRLPVPPRHPYGGDLVYTAFSGTHQDAISKGFAHRADSGSEVWSVPYLPIDPADVGRSYEAVIRVNSQSGKGGIAHLLRGGYGVDLPARMRADFSRTVQDATDDSGAEATPKDLWELFEATYLVPGRDGEIALTSWTAERDPAGGRRFVCTLRVDGREGDYEGTGAGTVSAFTDALAAAGVAVTVLDFSEHGADAARSTVTSYAECRVDGEVRWGAGQDASALASSVAAVLSAVNRAR; encoded by the coding sequence ATGCGAGAAGAGACCCCGTTCATGCCCGAGTCCCTGCCCGAGAACCCACCGGCCGCCACGTCCGCCGCCGCGTCCGGCACCCTGCCGCCGGCGCACGGCTTTCCCACGATCTGCACGCCGCGCGGACCGGTGCCCGAGTCCGCGCCCCGCTGGAACCGGCAGCGCGCCGGCTCGATGCCGTCGCACCGCTACCGGTCCGCCTTCGACCGGGTCGAGATCCCGCTGACCGGGCGCACCTGGCCGCAGGCCCGGACCGAGCGGGCCCCGCTCTGGGTCCCGGTCGACCTGCGGGACGGCAACCAGGCGCTGGCCGAGCCGATGGACACCCCGCGCAAGCGCCGGATGTTCGATCTGCTCGTCGCGATGGGCTTCAAGGAGATCGAGATCGGTTACCCGTCCGCGAGCCGTACCGACTTCGGCTTCGTACGGCACCTGGCCACGAGCGGGGCGGTGCCGGACGACGTGACGGTGGTCGTCTTCACCCCGGCCAGGGCCGATCTGATCGAGCGGACCTTCGAGTCCGTCGTGGGGATGGACCGGGTGGTCGTGCACCTCTACATCCCGACCGCCCCCGTCTGGCGTGACGTCGTCCTGGGACGCGACCGGGCCGGGGTGCACGGGGTGGTGCTGGACGCCGCGCGGCTGATGGACCGCCTCGCGCGGGCCAGGCCAGGCGCGGACATCCGGTTCGAGTTCTCGCCGGAGGTCTTCGTCCTCACCGAGCCGGACTACGTACTGGAGAACTGCAACAGCCTCACCGAGCTGTGGGACGCCTCACCGGACCGCCCGGTGATCCACAACCTGCCCGCCACGGTGGAGATCGCGACGCCGAACGTCTACGCGGACCAGATCGAGTACATGCACCGCCATCTGGACCGGCGCGACTCGGTGATCCTCTCCGTCCACCCGCACAACGACCGGGGTACGGGGGTGGCGTGCGCGGAGCTGGCGGTGCTGGCGGGGGCGCAGCGCGTGGAGGGGTGCCTGTTCGGCAACGGGGAGCGCACCGGCAACGTCGACCTGGTCAACCTGGCGCTGAACCTGCACGCCCAGGGCGTCGACCCGATGATCGACTTCTCGGACATCGACGAGATCCGCCGCACGGTCGAGCACTGCAACCGGCTGCCGGTGCCGCCGCGCCACCCGTACGGCGGCGACCTGGTGTACACCGCGTTCTCCGGCACCCACCAGGACGCGATCAGCAAGGGGTTCGCCCACCGCGCCGACAGCGGCTCCGAGGTGTGGTCGGTGCCGTACCTGCCGATCGACCCGGCGGACGTGGGGCGCAGCTACGAGGCGGTGATCCGGGTCAACAGCCAGTCCGGGAAGGGCGGCATCGCCCATCTGCTGCGCGGCGGCTACGGGGTCGACCTGCCGGCCCGGATGCGGGCGGACTTCTCCCGTACGGTGCAGGACGCGACGGACGACAGCGGCGCCGAGGCCACGCCGAAGGACCTGTGGGAGCTGTTCGAGGCGACGTACCTGGTCCCCGGACGGGACGGGGAGATCGCCCTGACGTCCTGGACCGCGGAGCGCGATCCGGCCGGTGGCCGCCGGTTCGTCTGCACGCTGCGGGTGGACGGGCGGGAGGGCGACTACGAGGGTACGGGCGCCGGCACGGTGTCCGCGTTCACGGACGCGCTGGCGGCCGCCGGGGTGGCGGTGACGGTCCTCGACTTCTCGGAGCACGGGGCTGACGCGGCCCGGTCCACGGTGACGTCGTACGCGGAGTGCCGGGTGGACGGCGAGGTCCGCTGGGGGGCGGGCCAGGACGCCTCCGCGCTCGCGTCGTCGGTGGCGGCGGTGCTGTCGGCGGTCAACCGGGCGCGGTAG
- a CDS encoding FadR/GntR family transcriptional regulator — MSSLGPLRPSPLVEQATSHLRAQITEGHWPVGTKIPGETTLARTLGVGRSTVREAVRTLAALGLLQSRQGAGVFVIADHAAEDWPVRLRRAAVTDVYEVRMLIEVQAARLAAGRRTDEDLIALDAALTARLAAGSGPDAGFVDADIALHRTVVAAAHNPVLTDLFGEFAPALRQALIDLVDLLGLRRADPNHGHAQHRALVTAVVAGDAESAGRAAQAELEDTLARLRAT, encoded by the coding sequence GTGTCCTCGCTCGGCCCGCTCCGCCCCAGCCCCCTGGTCGAACAGGCCACGAGCCATCTGCGCGCGCAGATCACCGAGGGGCACTGGCCGGTCGGCACGAAGATCCCCGGCGAGACCACCCTCGCCAGGACGCTGGGCGTGGGCCGCTCCACCGTCCGCGAGGCCGTGCGCACGCTCGCCGCCCTCGGGCTGCTCCAGTCCCGGCAGGGCGCCGGCGTCTTCGTCATCGCCGACCACGCGGCCGAGGACTGGCCGGTCAGGCTGCGCCGGGCCGCTGTCACCGACGTCTACGAGGTCCGCATGCTCATCGAGGTCCAGGCCGCCCGGCTCGCCGCCGGCCGCCGCACCGACGAGGACCTGATCGCCCTGGACGCCGCGCTCACCGCCCGGCTGGCCGCGGGCAGCGGCCCCGACGCCGGCTTCGTGGACGCGGACATCGCCCTGCACCGGACGGTCGTGGCCGCCGCCCACAACCCCGTACTGACCGATCTCTTCGGCGAGTTCGCCCCCGCGCTGCGCCAGGCCCTGATCGACCTGGTGGACCTGCTCGGACTGCGCCGCGCCGACCCGAACCACGGCCACGCGCAGCACCGGGCGCTGGTCACCGCGGTCGTGGCGGGCGACGCGGAGTCGGCGGGCCGGGCCGCGCAGGCGGAGCTGGAAGACACCCTGGCCCGCCTGCGCGCCACCTGA
- a CDS encoding bifunctional aspartate transaminase/aspartate 4-decarboxylase, translated as MPKATLSRAEIRSFAQLSPFELKDKFITIAQSAQSDKPGQKGKAMRAMLNAGRGNPNWIATGPREAYHALGYFALSESRRVWTADNLGGMPEETGCAERFATFVRTHPELPGIELLKASIDLAVKRFGFVPDAFVHELADSSIGDNYPVPGRILTHVEQVVRGYVADEMFDHRPPEGQTLSLFATEGGTAAMCYIFDSLMKNGILHKGDRIALMVPVFTPYLEIPELDTYGFDVVRVEANLFTETGVRQWRYPPEEIDKLADPSVKLVCCVNPSNPPSLALAPKVAEQIVGIVADRNPNLIVVTDDVYGTFVEGFRSLAADLPRNALLVYSYSKHYGATGWRLGVIGLHDDNVIDDMLRAQDAAQKARLNSRYGTLSLEPEKIRFIDRLVADSRQVALNHTAGLSLPQQVMMTLFSLFDMLDEGQAYKARIRSIVQQRLELLLEGAHMKISEDPKRASYYIELDLLAEAERTLGLEFAHYLEQNYEPVDPLFRLAEQTSVVLLNGGGFDGPEWSVRVSLANLDDLDYLKIGHQLRAIFDEYAQEWRESGAGAA; from the coding sequence ATGCCCAAGGCCACCCTCAGCCGTGCCGAGATCCGGTCGTTCGCCCAGCTCAGCCCGTTCGAGCTGAAGGACAAGTTCATCACCATCGCCCAGTCGGCACAGAGCGACAAGCCCGGCCAGAAGGGCAAGGCGATGCGGGCCATGCTCAACGCGGGCCGCGGCAACCCCAACTGGATCGCCACCGGTCCCCGGGAGGCGTACCACGCGCTCGGCTACTTCGCGCTCTCCGAGTCCCGGCGGGTCTGGACGGCGGACAACCTGGGCGGGATGCCCGAGGAGACCGGCTGCGCGGAGCGCTTCGCCACCTTCGTCCGCACGCATCCGGAACTGCCCGGGATCGAGCTGCTCAAGGCGAGCATCGATCTGGCGGTCAAGCGGTTCGGCTTCGTGCCGGACGCCTTCGTCCACGAGCTGGCGGACTCCTCGATCGGGGACAACTACCCGGTGCCGGGGCGCATCCTGACCCATGTCGAGCAGGTCGTGCGCGGGTACGTGGCCGACGAGATGTTCGACCACCGGCCGCCGGAGGGGCAGACGCTGAGCCTGTTCGCGACCGAGGGCGGCACGGCGGCGATGTGCTACATCTTCGACTCGCTGATGAAGAACGGAATCCTGCACAAGGGCGACCGGATCGCCCTGATGGTGCCGGTGTTCACGCCGTACCTGGAGATCCCCGAGCTCGACACGTACGGCTTCGACGTCGTCCGCGTCGAGGCGAACCTGTTCACCGAGACCGGCGTGCGGCAGTGGCGCTATCCGCCGGAGGAGATCGACAAGCTGGCCGATCCCTCGGTCAAGCTGGTCTGCTGCGTCAACCCGAGCAACCCGCCCTCGCTCGCGCTCGCACCGAAGGTGGCCGAGCAGATCGTGGGAATCGTCGCGGACCGCAACCCGAACCTGATCGTGGTGACGGACGACGTCTACGGGACCTTCGTCGAGGGCTTCCGCTCGCTCGCCGCCGACCTGCCGCGCAACGCGCTGCTCGTGTACTCCTACTCCAAGCACTACGGCGCAACCGGCTGGCGGCTCGGCGTCATCGGGCTGCACGACGACAACGTCATCGACGACATGCTGCGGGCCCAGGACGCGGCGCAGAAGGCGCGGCTGAACAGCAGGTACGGGACGCTCTCGCTGGAGCCGGAGAAGATCCGGTTCATCGACCGGCTGGTCGCGGACTCCCGGCAGGTGGCGCTGAACCACACGGCGGGCCTGTCGCTGCCGCAGCAGGTGATGATGACGCTGTTCTCGCTGTTCGACATGCTGGACGAGGGCCAGGCGTACAAGGCCCGGATCCGCTCGATCGTGCAGCAGCGCCTCGAACTCCTCCTGGAGGGCGCGCACATGAAGATCTCCGAGGACCCCAAGCGGGCCTCGTACTACATCGAACTCGACCTGCTGGCCGAGGCGGAGCGCACCCTGGGCCTGGAGTTCGCCCACTATCTGGAGCAGAACTACGAGCCCGTCGACCCGCTGTTCCGGCTGGCCGAGCAGACCTCCGTGGTGCTGCTGAACGGCGGCGGGTTCGACGGCCCCGAGTGGTCGGTCCGGGTCTCGCTGGCCAATCTGGACGACCTGGACTACCTGAAGATCGGGCACCAGCTGCGGGCGATCTTCGACGAGTACGCGCAGGAGTGGCGGGAGTCGGGGGCGGGCGCGGCGTAG